In Rhodococcus pseudokoreensis, the DNA window TGGGCAGCGCAGACGTCTACGACGTCGTCGAGGATCTCCCGGAGATCCGGGAGGCGCTGGTGATCGGTGCCGAACTCGCTGACGGCGGCTACTGGATGCCGCTGTTCGTGGTTCTCGCCGACGAAACCGACCTCGACGATGAACTTCGCGAACGCATCGTCGCGGCCATCGGCACCCAGGCCTCCCCCCGCCACGTCCCCGACGAAATCATCGCCGTCCCCGCCATCCCGCACACCCGGACCGGCAAGAAACTCGAGGTGCCGATCAAACGGCTGCTGCAGGGCGCACCGATAGAGAAGGTCGTCGGCAGCGACACCGTCGACGACTCCGCATCCCTGCAGTACTTCACCCGGTTCGTTCCCCGAAAGGTGCAGTCGTGACTTCCGGCGCGCAGGCACTGGTCGACGTGCACCCGCATTTCGTCACCGACCGCTACGTCACCGCGGCCCGCGCCGCCGGACACCACCAGCCCGACGGCATGCCGGGCTGGCCGAGTTGGAACGTCGCCGACCACCTCGCCCTGATGGACGAGGGCGGCATCGGCACCGCGATGCTGTCCGTGTCGTCACCCGGGACGCACTTCGGTGACGACCGCGCCGCCCGAGACCTCACCCGCGAGGTCAACGAATATGCCGCGGACCTGGTGCGCCGGCACCCCGGACGGTTCGGGCATTTCGCGAGCCTGCCCCTGCCCGACGTCGACAGTGCACTGCTCGAAATCGGCTATGCGCTCGATGTTCTGGGCTCCGACGGGGTCGCGGTCGAAACGAACGCCCACGGCCTGTATCTCGGCGACACCCGGTTCGACCCGGTCTGGGTCGAACTCGACCGTCGCCGGGCCGTCGTCTTCGTGCACCCCACGTCGCCGCCCGGCCACGAGTCCGTGTCGCTGGGACGGCCCCGGCCGATGCTCGAGTTCGTCTTCGACTCCGCCCGAGCGGTCAGCGACCTGGTGTTCACCGGCGTCCTGCTGCGGTACCCGAACATCGAATGGGTCTTCACCCACGGCGGCGGCGCCCTGCCGTTGCTCGCCGACCGGATGGAACTGTTCCGTGGGCTGCTCCCGGGACACGACCCGAGTGTCCCGCCGGTGCCGGATCAGCTGCGCCGGCTGTGGTTCGACCTGGCCGGCACCCCGCTCCCTTACCAGATTCCCGCCCTGACGGCCGCATTCGGATCCGACCGCGTTCTCTACGGCAGCGACTACTGCTGGACCCCCGCATCCGCGACGGCCCACCAGCTCGCGTCCGTCGACACCTGGCGCACGGTGACCACGGACAACGCCCACCGGCTGTTCCCTCGGCTCGCCGCCCACCACTGAAAAATGAAGTGCCCGCGCACGGGCGGCCGAGTAATCTGCGTGGGCATGGCACGGGATGAACGCGGTGTGATCGACCAGAGTGAGGACTTCGCCGCCTGGTACAACGAGGTGGTGTTCAAGGCCGGGCTCGTCGACCGGGGTCCGGCCAAGGGCACCATGGTGATCCGGCCGTACGGGTACCGGCTGTGGGAGCTGCTGCAGTCCGAACTGGACCGCCGCATCAAGGACACCGGTCACGAGAATGCGTACTTCCCGTTGCTGATTCCGGAGAGCTACCTCGGCCGGGAAGCGGAACACGTCGAAGGGTTTTCTCCGGAACTGGCGGTCGTCACCCACGCCGGCGGGAAGAAGCTGGAAGAACCGTTGGTGGTGCGGCCGACGTCGGAGACGATCATCGGCGAGATGATGGCCAAATGGATCAGCTCGTACCGCGACCTGCCGCTGTTGTTGAATCAGTGGGCGAACGTCGTGCGGTGGGAGCTGCGGCCGCGAATGTTTCTCCGCACCACGGAATTTCTGTGGCAGGAGGGTCATACCGCGCACGCAGGCGAAGGCGCGGCCCGCCGCGAGACGCTGCTCGCGCTCGAGCTGTATCACGAGGTGGCGCGGGAGTGGGCCGCGATTCCGGTCGTCCCGGGTGAGAAGACACCCGGTGAACGGTTCGCCGGCGCGGTGGCGACGTACACGATCGAGGGCATGATGCGGGACGGCCGGGCGCTGCAATCCGGCACGTCGCATTACATGGGCACCAACTTCGCGTCGGCGTTCGACATCCGCTACACCGCCGAGGACGGTCGAGAAGAGCTGTGTCACACGACGTCCTGGGGGATGAGCACTCGGATGATCGGGGGCATCGTCATGACGCACGGCGACGACAAGGGCCTGGTGCTGCCGCCGCGGCTGGCGCCGTACCAGGTGGTGATCGTGCCGATCACCCGTGGCGGCAACGCTGCCGTCGAGGACGCGGCCGAAGACCTGGCTCGCCGTCTCAGAACTGCGGGTGTGCGGACGCATGTCGATGTTCGTCCCCAGCTCACCCCCGGGTACAAGTACAACGAGTGGGAGTTGCGCGGCGTCCCGGTCCGGCTCGAACTCGGCCCACGAGATCTGAAGGCGGGCACCGTGATGATGGTGAAGCGTCTCGGTGACGACGGTAAGCAGGCCGTGCCGATCGACTCCCTGCCCGAGGCCCTGCCGGGGGTCCTGGACGACTTCCAGGATTTCCTGCTCGCTCGTGCGACTGCGTTCCGCGACAGCCACACTCGGACCGTCGACGACTGGGAGAAGTTCGCCGACGCGGTGTCGACAGGGTGGGCACTCGCGCTGCATTGCGGGAGCGCCACCTGCGAGGAGGGCATCAAGTCCCGCACCGCCGCCACCCCGCGGTGCGTGCCCCGGGACAGCGAATCGGAGGCGGGGGTGTGCGTGCGGTGCGGGGCGGCGTCGGCGTACGGGAAGCGGGTGGTCTTCGGTCGCGCCTATTGAGGGGTGCCGATCAGCACCCCTCGGGGGACTATTCGCATGGCGGGCACTCGAAGGACGCTGGGACTCGAAAAACCGACCACCCGAACAAGTCCCTCGACCGAATGGAACCCCCGCATGCCCCGCATCCTCGGCACCACCGTCCGCGACACGCACGAACACGATCCGCCGGGCTCCGTCTCGCCCGCAGTCTCACCCGCCATCGAATCCGTTCCGAAACCGGTCCGTCACCACTGGACCTTCGCGCGGATCGGCCTGTACCTGCTGCTCGCGTCCCTGCCGCTACTGGCGATCTCTGCGCAGGTGTTCGGCGTCGTGCCGATGAACACCACCGGTGCGCTGGTGATCATTCCGCTCGCAACGTCCCTCGCCGTGCTGTGCGTGTTCGCGCCGCACCCGATCGACCGCATCGTCGGCCACGGCCTCGGCTGGGGAATGTTCGCGTGTCTGGCCTATGACGCCTTCCGCCTCGACACCGTGTACCTGCTCGGCCTGTGGGGCGACTTCATCCCGAAGATGGGCACCTGGCTCCACTCGGGAACCGACACGCGGACCGGCGCGATCGTCGGCTACCTGTGGCGCTACTTCGGCGACGGCGGCGGAATCGGCATCGCCTTCTTCCTCATCGCCCTCGCGCTCGGCCTCCAGCACCGGTCCAGTCGCACCGTTCTCCTCGCGTTCGTCACGTTCGCGGTGTTCCCGGTCTGGGCCGGGCTGATCGGCACGGTCGCGCTGTCGGACCGCGGTCAGCGCGACATGTTCCCGCTGACGCCGACGACGATCACCCTGTCGCTGATCGGGCACCTGATCTTCGGCCTGGTGCTGGGTCTCGGCTTCCTGCGGGCCCGGGGTCGCCTCGCGCAGCACTGGCCCTGGCCGCCGCTGCTCCCCGTCCGCTCCCGCTGACCCCCACGTGAGTGGCAAAGCGTGCCCGGGCACACTTTGCCACTCACCTGGGGGTGAGGTGCGGATCCGTCGCCTTCCGGCTCACGGCCACGGACGGCAGCATCAGTAATGCCGCCCCCGCGAAACAGGCGGCGTAGCCGATGTGCGGCGCGAGGAGTGAGATGACGAACGGCACGGCGAAGCCGATGTAGATCAGGCAGTAGAACACCGCCACGGTCTGCGCGAGTTCGTCTTCCGGCGCCAGCTTCTCGACGGACGCGAGTCCCGACCCGAGCAGGATGCCGTAGCAGGATCCGAGCAGGAAGGCCGCGACGACGATCGCGGCGACCGACAGCGCGCCGCCGGTATAGGCAGCCACGGTCGCGGCGCCGAAACCGAGCACCCCGAGCAGGATGCCGACGCGGATCCCGGCGTCGTCGTCCTGCTCCGACCACCGTTTGGCCCACGGCTGGATCACCGCCCCGGTGATCAGGGTCAGTGCCGCGACGAGACCGGTGAACGCCACCGACGTGGAGCGCAGTGACTCGGAGACGAGCGGCGGAAGCGTCGCGAACGACACGGTCGCCACCCCGAACACCCACGGCGCCCAGGGCGCGATGCCCAACCGGAACCGGGAGGTGGCGAGCGCCGACAGGGGCTTGGCGACGAGGTCCGTCGCGCGGGCCCGCGCATCGGGCACCGACCACACCAGGGCCAGCGCCCCGACCATCAACACGATGTGCACCAGATACGGGAGCAGTTCCGGCGCGGGGAGCCACTGCGCGATCAGGCCCGCGAACAGGGCTCCGCAACCGAAGCCCGCCGACAACGACACCGCCGCGCGGCGCGCACCCGCCCCGGCTTGCGACGTGGAGCTGAGTTCCTTCATCCAGGCGGTGCCGGCGCCGAACGCCATGCCGGAGGCGAGTCCGGCCAGCACCCGTCCCAGATAGAGCAGGTCGGGGACGGCGGCTCCCGCGATCAGGACGAGGGAGGAGACGATGCCGACGGGGATCATCGGGCGGATCACCGCTCGCCGGCCGAACCGGTCGGACACGCGCCCGAAGTACAGCAGCGCAGGGATCAGCCCGACGACATACGACGCGAGCATCGCGGTGAACGAACCGCTCCCGAGACCGAGTTGCTCGCGGTAGACCAGCTGCATCGGGGCGAACTGGTTGGCTCCCCAGCTGACCGCGAACAGCGCGAAGGCAAGGCGGACCCAGGGCGAGAGCATCATCCGATCCTCCCAGAACCGGTAGCGCGGCGAAGTATCAACTCTTCACAGGTCGGGCCCCGCATTCCTGTGCACACTGGCCGTGTGCGGCGGGCCCGGGGATGTCTAGCGTCGACCTCTGAGCACGAGCCGAGGAGGACATGTGTGGGGTAACGACGGCAGTTGGGTCGGCTCGGACGCGCACGCGATCGCCCGCGCCGTGACCGGCGGGGAGGTGTCCGCGAGCCAGGTGCTCGACGACCACCTGGCGCACATCAAGGCGCGGAACCCGGAGCTGAACGCCGTCGTCACCGTCGCCGAGGACCAGGCGATCCGGGCCGCCGACGACCTCGACACCCGGATCGGCCGAGGTGAGGACGTCGGACCGCTGGCCGGGGTGCCGTTCACGGTGAAGGACCTCATCGCGACCGCGGGGGTCCGGACGACGGCGGGTTCGCGCGCGCTCGAGCACAACGTGCCGCGCGTCGACGCCCCCGCGGTGGCCGCGATGAGGGCGGCCGGCGCGATCCTCGTCGGCAAGACGAACACCCCGGAGTTCGGGGCCAGCGGTCTCACGCACAACGACCTGTTCGGGTACACCGTGAACCCACTCCGGCCCGACGGGGTTCCCCGCTCGCCCGGCGGTTCGAGCGGCGGCGAGGCGGCGGCGATCGCGTCCGGGATGAGCGTGGTCGGTCTCGGCACCGACTTCGGCGGGTCGGTGCGCTGGCCCGCACACTGCACGGGACTGCGCTCCGTCCGCCCGACCGTCGGCCGGGTCGACCCCGACGGCCAGTATCCCGGCGTCGCGTCGGGCGATCACCTGCTGACCAATCCGGCGACCATGCACGGCACGCTGCAGACGATCGGTCCGATGGTGCGGACGCTGGACGACGCGGCCCTCGTGCTGCGGGTGCTCTCGTCCCGGCAGTACCGGTGGACCGACCCGGGCACGGTGGACCTCTCCCGTCTCGACGTCACGTGGGCGCCCGGTGAGGGGACCGTCCCGGTGGACGAGGAGATCGTCGCGGCCGTCGCCGGTGCCGCCCGGCAACTCGGTGCCCGCCCGTACCGGGGTGCGGCGCTGGCGGAGGGGAACGACCTGTTCGGGTCGCTGCGGTCCGTCGAAACCCACACCGACATTGCAGAACTCGGCACCGGATTCGGGAAAGACATCGCCGCGATGCTCGCCGCCGGGCGGGACGTGGACCGGCGCGGGGTCGAACGGCTGTGGGCGCGGCGATCGGAACTGGTGCACCGGTTGCTCGGCGAGATGGGGGACGTCCTGATCCTCCCCGTCGCCTCGATTCCGGCGCCCCCGCTCGGCCAAGAACTGTTCGACGTCGGTGGGCAGTCGCTGACCTGGGCTCAGGCCCTGGCGAGTTGCCGCGCGGTCAGTGTGACGGGCCTGCCGTCCGTCGTCGTCCCGGTGGGAAACACCCGGTCCGGGTTGCCGATCGGCGTGCAGGTGGTCGCGCGGCCGTGGTGCGAGCACGTTGCACTGGCCGTGGCCGCCCGGTTGTGAGGCGACCACGGCCGCGCGTCAGATCACCCGGTCCCGCCGGAGGCCCTCGATGTTCTCCTCGCTCAACCCGAATTCGCCCAGCACCTCGGCCGTGTCCTGCCCCAGCACCATCGGCGGCGCATTCCGGATCGGCAGGGTTTCCTCGTCCACCCAGAGCGGACTCCGGACCAGCGGCACTTCACCGCCGTCCGGGGTGGCCACGGGCTGCACCATCTTCAGGGCCCGCACCTGCGGGTCGGCGAACGCCTGATCGATCGTGTGGACGGGGCCGCACGGGATGCCCGCCGCACGAATCAGCGTCACCCATTCTGCGGCCGGACGTGCGGACAGCAGTTCGAGCAGTTCCTTCGTGAGCGGATCCCGGTGTGCGAGTCGTGACTGGCCGGTGCGGTATTCGGGCCGGTCGGCGAGTTCGCGGTCCCCGAGAACGTCGCACAGCGACTGCCAGTGCCGGTCCGAGCCGGTCGCGATGATGATGGGGAAATCGGCGGTGTCGAACGTGCCGTACGGCGTGATCGTCGGGTGCGTGTTTCCGTTCGGCTCCGCGACGCGTCCGGTGCTCAGGTAGTCCTGCGCCTGGAACGACATGATCGACAGCGCCGATTCGAGCAGGGACGTCTGCACGTGATGACCCGCACCGTCCCGCCCCCGGGCCACGAGTGCCGCCGTGATGCCCAGCGCCGCATAGATACCGGACACCGTGTCGATGATCGGGATCCCGACGCGCATCGGCGTGTGGTCGCCGGCACCGGTCACCGACATCAGGCCCGACATGCCCTGCGCCACCTGATCGAGTCCCGGCGAGAACTGCTCGGGACCGGTCGGCCCGAAACCGCTGACACTCATGACGATCACCCCGGGATTGTCCGCGGCGAGCGACTCCTGATCGAGCCCCATGTCCGCGAGAACACCCGGGCGGAAATTCTCCACGATGACGTCCACGCCGACGGCGATGCGGCGCAGCAGTTTCCGGCCCTGTTCGCTGCGCATGTCGAGGGCGACCGAACGCTTGCCGCGGTTGACGGACGTGAAGTACAGGCTGTCGCTGCCGTCGAACGGCGGCCACTGCCGGGAACTGTCGCCACCGGAACGGGTCTCGACCTTGATGATGTCGGCGCCGAAGTCCGACAGCAGTGCCGTGCACAGCGGTCCGGCGAGTGCGCGCGTGAGGTCGAGGACCCGGATCCCGCTGAGCAACTGGTTCATGGTGGATCCTCGGTTCTCTGTGAAGGAAGGGGGACCGTCCGAGAATTGCGGACTCACCGGTCGATAGCGATGGCGAGAATGCACAAGCGGCCGCTGGGGATTTCGGCGCATTGTGTGCCGCGACGGCGGGTCGCCGCCGGTTAGCGTGAGCTACCCGAAGAAGAACCCGAGGAGGACGAGACGATGCGCGACATCCTGACGGGCCTGGAAGCGTGGTTCGACCACGGTGAGACGTTCGCGCTCGCCACGGTGGTGCGCACCTGGAAGTCGTCCCCGCGGGCGCCGGGCGCGGCGATGGCCGTGTCGGAATCCGGTGAGGTCCTCGGAAGTGTGTCCGGTGGGTGCGTCGAGAGCACGCTGTACGAGACGGCGCGGGACGTGCTGGCCGACGGGCGGAGCCGCACCGAAGTGTTCTGCGTGGCCGACGACGACGCGATCGGCGTCGGACTGACGTGCGGCGGCACCATCGAGGTGTTCGTCCAGCGCATCGGACAGCACGACTTCCCGGGTTTCGCGGACGCGGCGCGGCGCATCCGCGGCGGCGAATCGATCGCCGTCGTGACGGAGACCGGCGACGGATCGCGAACCCGTCGCTGCGTGATCACCGGCGACGGGCCGGTGGGCGACCTCGACCTGACCGCCGCCGACATCGAGAACGTTCGCCGGCGGCTCGACGCCGGTGAGTCGCAGGTGTATCAGCTGCGGTCGGAGACAGTGTGCATGGTCGAGATCTTCGCGCCGCCACCGCGGATGTACATCTTCGGGGCCATCGACTTCGCCGCCGCCATGTGCACGCTGGGAGCGTTCGCCGGCTACCACGTCACGGTGATCGACGCCCGCGGCGTGTTCGCGACCCGCGCCCGGTTCCCGGACGCCGACGACGTCGTCGTGATGTGGCCGCACCGATTCCTCGAGACCGCACCGGTCGACCGCCGGACCGTCCTGGCCGTGCTGACCCACGACGAGAAATTCGACATTCCCCTGCTGGAGCTGGCCCTGCGATCGGACGCGGCGTACATCGGCGCGATGGGCAGCCGCGCCACCCACGAGCGCCGCGTCGCGCTGCTGCGCGAACAGGGAACCACCGCGGCGGAGCTGGCGCGGCTGCATTCGCCGATCGGCCTCGACCTGGGCGCCCGCACCCCCGAGGAGACGGCGGTGTCGATCCTCGCCGAGATGATGAAGACGACCCGCGGCACCACGGGGCTCGAACTCCACCTGCTCACCGGCCCGATCCACCGCGACGCCCCCGCCGGCACCGGCCGACCGCTCGAGTGCACCGCATGACCTGGTACTGCCGCGGACGGACAGCTTGCTCGGCGATCCGGTTCAGCTCTATCTCGCCCCGCTCGTCTCATCCTGCCCGACAAGGATCACGACACTTCGCCGAGACGATCCCTCTGCCAAGGCACGCATCGCGACGTCGATCTCTCCGAGACGGAACTCTCGGGGTTCTGGGACTGACAGGGCGCCGGTGTCGACAAGCGCCAGCAGCTCGCCGAGAGCGGCTCGGAGCCTGTCTGGGCTACGGGTCCAATAGTCGGTCGATTGAAGGCCGGCCACCGAGACATTCTTCACGAGGAGATGTCCGGGCTTGACGGGTTCGGGTGCGCCCGCTGCGAACCCCACGATTACGATCCTGCCCTCCCAGGCCGTGGCGCGAACGAGTTGACTCAGCAACCGTCCACCGACCACATCGATGACGACATCGACGCCGCGACCACCGGTCACGCGCTTCACCGCATCGACGACCGTCTCCTCGTCCGCTTCCACCACGTTGTCGACGCACTCGCGTAGTTCCGGACGAGCCTTTTCTGCGTCGCGGGAGACAGCCACGACCGTCGCCCCCATAGCCGTGGCGAGTTGGGCGCAGGCGCGGCCGACGCCACCTCGCGCACCGGTGACCAGCACGGTCTCACCTGCGCGTACACCTGCTCGAAAATGTAAGGCCGCGTATGCGGTGAAGTACGCGATTCCGAACGTCGCGGCCGCGGAGTAGGTCATCGAATCCGGGATCCGTGCGACCTGCGCCCCAGGCACCACTGCGGCGCCGGCAATCGCTCCCTGGGCCATTACGGCGAGAACCCTGTCCCCGGGGGCGACGTGGCTGACCTCGTCGCCCACCTCGATCACCAGTCCTGCCGCCTCCATTCCCGGGACGAAGGGAAGTTCAGGCCGAACCTGGTACTCACCCTTCATCATCAGCAGGTCAGCAACGTGGAGAGCCGCTGCTCGGGGTGCCACCACCACATCGTGGGGTCCCCATGTTGGAGAAGGGATCTCGTCCACTGCGACGATCGGGGTTTCCTGATAGCGGTGGACTCGAAGGGCCGTGACACCTGATCGACTCGGCGCGGTCATGCGTACTCCGTCCTTCCGTGACGACCCGAGGACAATTCAATCCGGCTACCCCGCATGAGCTGGGTGATGGTGTCCACCGGACGACCGGATTGCAGGACCGTGGACACTGCGGTGTGTCCGAATACCCCTCGATGGTCGTATATTTCGGCCGTACCTACCGAAATGGCACCCCCTCCGACTCGACCCGTCGCAGACAGACCCAGGGACTGCCCGTCGGGGAATCTGGCCAGGGTGAGCGTGACGTCGGCGTTGATGTGGCGGACGCCGCCGCCACCCCAGTGGGTGACGAGATTGGTCAGGTCCGCGGCGGTGGCGGAAGCTTGGAACGGCGATACGCTCTCGCGCTCCACGACCGGGATGCTCCTGCACCAGAGTTGTTTTCGCTCCGAGTTTTGGTGAGCGGCCGCGTCGGCGCTCCATCCATGCTCCTCGCTGAAGAACAGGCGTCCCTCGTCGGTGGCCGGCCGCAGGCCGGCGGGTGGCATGCTCGGGGACCGATCGGGCGACCAGGGTGGATCGGCGACCACCCGCTGGGTCGTCGGCAGAAACAGCGTGCGAGCGCGCGCCATGACGTGACCGTTCTGAAGGAATTCACTGTCCACGAGCAGCAACCGACCGCCCTCGCGGACGACGGTCGACCTGGTCGACACCGGCGCCATCGTCGCCGCCCTCTGAAGATCAGCAGTAAACCTGACCGGTCGGAGGTCCCGGCGCGCTCGGCCCTCATTCTCCGCCGATCGCGCCAGGGCGCCGGTGACGGCACTGCCCCGCATGTGTTCGCTGCCCCACCCGCTCAGTGCCACCGGCAAGGGCGTCAGCTTCTCGAATTCCGCACCGGGGCAACGACGGAAGTATCCAGACACGCCCACGTTCGTCGTCACGTCATCACATCTCACTCGTGTCCCCCCTCCGATTTGAGCACACGCTTGAGGAGCTTGCCGGAAGCGTTCTTCGGTAGTGCGTCGAGTGCGATATACAAGCGCGGCTTCTTGTAGCCGGCGAGCTTCTCCCGGCACAGGGCATCGAGTTCGTCTGTCGGGATCGGAATCTTGTCCCTGGTCACGACATACGCGGTGACGATCTCGCCCCACTTGGGGTCGGGACGACCGATGACGGCGGCTTCGACGACGTCCGGATGCTTGACGAGTACATCCTCGATCTCGGTGGGAAAGATGTTCACTCCGCCCGAGATGATCATGTCCTTGGCCCGGTCGACCACATAGAGGTAACCCTCTTCGTCGAACCGGCCGAGGTCCCCGCTCGAGATCCAATCCCCGAGGAACTGGTCCTCGGTGGCCCCCGGGTTCTTGTAGTACCGCACTCCCAGCCCCGGTCCCCGCTTGTAGATCTGTCCCACCGTTCCCACGGGGACGTCCTCACCGCTGGGATCGAGGATCCGCAATTCGCATCCGAAATACGGCAGGCCCGCCGAGCGCTCCTTGCGGAGCTGGTCCTCCGGCTTGAGGATGCTGAAGAAGCCCGCCTCCGTCGAGCCGTAGAGCTCGTAGAGTCCCGCAGCGGGGAAGTACTCGAGCAGACGCTCCTTGGTCGCGGTGAGCAGGGGCGATCCGGCCGACATCAGCCGGCGTACCGACCCGATGTCGAACGACGCCCGGTCGGGCACCTCGAGGAGCATCTCGAACATCGTCGGGACCATGGGGATGAACGACACATGTTCACGTTCGATGGTCTGCAGGAGTTCGCGTGCGTTGAATTCCCGGAGCATGACGATCGTTCCGCCGACCATGAGCTGCTGGAGCCCCCAGGTGAACCCGAGGCCGTGGTAGAAGGGCCCGGCGAGGACGGTGACGTCGTTTGCGCGGTTGCCTACCTCGACGGTGATGTCGTACCACCCCTGCCGGGCGATCCGCTGCGGGATCTCACAGACCTTGGGAGGGCCGCTGGTGCCTCCGGTGAATGCCA includes these proteins:
- a CDS encoding amidohydrolase family protein, encoding MTSGAQALVDVHPHFVTDRYVTAARAAGHHQPDGMPGWPSWNVADHLALMDEGGIGTAMLSVSSPGTHFGDDRAARDLTREVNEYAADLVRRHPGRFGHFASLPLPDVDSALLEIGYALDVLGSDGVAVETNAHGLYLGDTRFDPVWVELDRRRAVVFVHPTSPPGHESVSLGRPRPMLEFVFDSARAVSDLVFTGVLLRYPNIEWVFTHGGGALPLLADRMELFRGLLPGHDPSVPPVPDQLRRLWFDLAGTPLPYQIPALTAAFGSDRVLYGSDYCWTPASATAHQLASVDTWRTVTTDNAHRLFPRLAAHH
- the proS gene encoding proline--tRNA ligase; amino-acid sequence: MARDERGVIDQSEDFAAWYNEVVFKAGLVDRGPAKGTMVIRPYGYRLWELLQSELDRRIKDTGHENAYFPLLIPESYLGREAEHVEGFSPELAVVTHAGGKKLEEPLVVRPTSETIIGEMMAKWISSYRDLPLLLNQWANVVRWELRPRMFLRTTEFLWQEGHTAHAGEGAARRETLLALELYHEVAREWAAIPVVPGEKTPGERFAGAVATYTIEGMMRDGRALQSGTSHYMGTNFASAFDIRYTAEDGREELCHTTSWGMSTRMIGGIVMTHGDDKGLVLPPRLAPYQVVIVPITRGGNAAVEDAAEDLARRLRTAGVRTHVDVRPQLTPGYKYNEWELRGVPVRLELGPRDLKAGTVMMVKRLGDDGKQAVPIDSLPEALPGVLDDFQDFLLARATAFRDSHTRTVDDWEKFADAVSTGWALALHCGSATCEEGIKSRTAATPRCVPRDSESEAGVCVRCGAASAYGKRVVFGRAY
- a CDS encoding MFS transporter, which encodes MLSPWVRLAFALFAVSWGANQFAPMQLVYREQLGLGSGSFTAMLASYVVGLIPALLYFGRVSDRFGRRAVIRPMIPVGIVSSLVLIAGAAVPDLLYLGRVLAGLASGMAFGAGTAWMKELSSTSQAGAGARRAAVSLSAGFGCGALFAGLIAQWLPAPELLPYLVHIVLMVGALALVWSVPDARARATDLVAKPLSALATSRFRLGIAPWAPWVFGVATVSFATLPPLVSESLRSTSVAFTGLVAALTLITGAVIQPWAKRWSEQDDDAGIRVGILLGVLGFGAATVAAYTGGALSVAAIVVAAFLLGSCYGILLGSGLASVEKLAPEDELAQTVAVFYCLIYIGFAVPFVISLLAPHIGYAACFAGAALLMLPSVAVSRKATDPHLTPR
- a CDS encoding amidase produces the protein MWGNDGSWVGSDAHAIARAVTGGEVSASQVLDDHLAHIKARNPELNAVVTVAEDQAIRAADDLDTRIGRGEDVGPLAGVPFTVKDLIATAGVRTTAGSRALEHNVPRVDAPAVAAMRAAGAILVGKTNTPEFGASGLTHNDLFGYTVNPLRPDGVPRSPGGSSGGEAAAIASGMSVVGLGTDFGGSVRWPAHCTGLRSVRPTVGRVDPDGQYPGVASGDHLLTNPATMHGTLQTIGPMVRTLDDAALVLRVLSSRQYRWTDPGTVDLSRLDVTWAPGEGTVPVDEEIVAAVAGAARQLGARPYRGAALAEGNDLFGSLRSVETHTDIAELGTGFGKDIAAMLAAGRDVDRRGVERLWARRSELVHRLLGEMGDVLILPVASIPAPPLGQELFDVGGQSLTWAQALASCRAVSVTGLPSVVVPVGNTRSGLPIGVQVVARPWCEHVALAVAARL
- a CDS encoding CaiB/BaiF CoA transferase family protein, which codes for MNQLLSGIRVLDLTRALAGPLCTALLSDFGADIIKVETRSGGDSSRQWPPFDGSDSLYFTSVNRGKRSVALDMRSEQGRKLLRRIAVGVDVIVENFRPGVLADMGLDQESLAADNPGVIVMSVSGFGPTGPEQFSPGLDQVAQGMSGLMSVTGAGDHTPMRVGIPIIDTVSGIYAALGITAALVARGRDGAGHHVQTSLLESALSIMSFQAQDYLSTGRVAEPNGNTHPTITPYGTFDTADFPIIIATGSDRHWQSLCDVLGDRELADRPEYRTGQSRLAHRDPLTKELLELLSARPAAEWVTLIRAAGIPCGPVHTIDQAFADPQVRALKMVQPVATPDGGEVPLVRSPLWVDEETLPIRNAPPMVLGQDTAEVLGEFGLSEENIEGLRRDRVI
- a CDS encoding XdhC family protein, which encodes MRDILTGLEAWFDHGETFALATVVRTWKSSPRAPGAAMAVSESGEVLGSVSGGCVESTLYETARDVLADGRSRTEVFCVADDDAIGVGLTCGGTIEVFVQRIGQHDFPGFADAARRIRGGESIAVVTETGDGSRTRRCVITGDGPVGDLDLTAADIENVRRRLDAGESQVYQLRSETVCMVEIFAPPPRMYIFGAIDFAAAMCTLGAFAGYHVTVIDARGVFATRARFPDADDVVVMWPHRFLETAPVDRRTVLAVLTHDEKFDIPLLELALRSDAAYIGAMGSRATHERRVALLREQGTTAAELARLHSPIGLDLGARTPEETAVSILAEMMKTTRGTTGLELHLLTGPIHRDAPAGTGRPLECTA
- a CDS encoding NADPH:quinone oxidoreductase family protein, producing MTAPSRSGVTALRVHRYQETPIVAVDEIPSPTWGPHDVVVAPRAAALHVADLLMMKGEYQVRPELPFVPGMEAAGLVIEVGDEVSHVAPGDRVLAVMAQGAIAGAAVVPGAQVARIPDSMTYSAAATFGIAYFTAYAALHFRAGVRAGETVLVTGARGGVGRACAQLATAMGATVVAVSRDAEKARPELRECVDNVVEADEETVVDAVKRVTGGRGVDVVIDVVGGRLLSQLVRATAWEGRIVIVGFAAGAPEPVKPGHLLVKNVSVAGLQSTDYWTRSPDRLRAALGELLALVDTGALSVPEPREFRLGEIDVAMRALAEGSSRRSVVILVGQDETSGAR
- a CDS encoding acyl-CoA thioesterase domain-containing protein encodes the protein MRCDDVTTNVGVSGYFRRCPGAEFEKLTPLPVALSGWGSEHMRGSAVTGALARSAENEGRARRDLRPVRFTADLQRAATMAPVSTRSTVVREGGRLLLVDSEFLQNGHVMARARTLFLPTTQRVVADPPWSPDRSPSMPPAGLRPATDEGRLFFSEEHGWSADAAAHQNSERKQLWCRSIPVVERESVSPFQASATAADLTNLVTHWGGGGVRHINADVTLTLARFPDGQSLGLSATGRVGGGAISVGTAEIYDHRGVFGHTAVSTVLQSGRPVDTITQLMRGSRIELSSGRHGRTEYA
- a CDS encoding class I adenylate-forming enzyme family protein, yielding MVTYGEQLTIGQIPHLHAQSHLLRHKTAIVEGETRLTWSDVSERTARLANGLARLGVHKGTKVAVILTNRAQYVEIVYAVAGLGAAVVPISYRFTPGEIEYAVRHSDAEVVIVDGYLTGTFAAAHETLPHIPADHVLLVAGKDESSGYLDYETVLAGSSTDVEYLDMDEWDVYHLAFTGGTSGPPKVCEIPQRIARQGWYDITVEVGNRANDVTVLAGPFYHGLGFTWGLQQLMVGGTIVMLREFNARELLQTIEREHVSFIPMVPTMFEMLLEVPDRASFDIGSVRRLMSAGSPLLTATKERLLEYFPAAGLYELYGSTEAGFFSILKPEDQLRKERSAGLPYFGCELRILDPSGEDVPVGTVGQIYKRGPGLGVRYYKNPGATEDQFLGDWISSGDLGRFDEEGYLYVVDRAKDMIISGGVNIFPTEIEDVLVKHPDVVEAAVIGRPDPKWGEIVTAYVVTRDKIPIPTDELDALCREKLAGYKKPRLYIALDALPKNASGKLLKRVLKSEGGHE